The Montipora capricornis isolate CH-2021 chromosome 6, ASM3666992v2, whole genome shotgun sequence genome has a window encoding:
- the LOC138053208 gene encoding uncharacterized protein has translation MAADVKEIYHMLRLPARDKPALRFLWRDSLIEEPSVYQFERTVFGEVSVPSRANYTMRRNADENGEDLPLGVKAVYQHFYVDDGLPSTDSFEEAIEMRKQMTELLRRGGFRLHK, from the coding sequence ATGGCCGCTGATGTGAAAGAAATCTACCATATGCTCCGTCTCCCTGCTCGTGATAAGCCAGCATTGAGATTCTTATGGAGAGACTCTCTGATAGAAGAACCAAGCGTGTACCAGTTCGAGAGAACAGTGTTTGGAGAAGTGTCTGTGCCATCCAGAGCGAACTACACTATGAGGCGAAATGCTGATGAGAATGGGGAAGATTTACCTTTGGGTGTGAAAGCCGTCTACCAGCATTTTTACGTGGATGATGGTCTACCGTCAACAGATTCTTTCGAGGAAGCTATTGAAATGAGGAAGCAGATGACAGAGTTGCTGCGTCGTGGAGGTTTCCGCCTACACAAGTGA
- the LOC138053209 gene encoding uncharacterized protein has protein sequence MLQFTGLKDDPGTTKRKILSQAFSVWDPRGRLLPFSIRSKIILQNLNRMKYGWDDELKEADLREWREWRKEAEKLDEVRIPRALTQEEKPVRETALHVFCDASQNAYGAFAYLRRAFIDNTVECSLIAGKGRVAPLKSQSICRLELMGALVAVRLT, from the coding sequence ATGCTCCAGTTTACCGGACTGAAGGATGATCCAGGTACGACGAAGAGGAAGATCTTGAGTCAAGCATTCTCTGTTTGGGATCCGCGAGGACGTCTCCTCCCATTCtcaatcagaagtaaaatcaTCCTGCAGAATCTAAATCGTATGAAGTACGGATGGGATGACGAGTTGAAAGAAGCTGATCTTCGAGAGTGGCGTGAATGGCGCAAGGAAGCAGAAAAGCTTGATGAAGTGAGAATTCCGAGAGCTCTTACCCAAGAAGAGAAACCTGTACGAGAGACTGCACTTCATGTGTTTTGCGACGCTAGCCAGAATGCTTATGGCGCGTTTGCCTACCTAAGACGAGCGTTTATAGATAACACAGTAGAGTGTAGTCTTATAGCGGGAAAAGGCCGTGTTGCCCCATTAAAGTCACAGTCTATCTGCCGATTGGAGCTCATGGGAGCTTTAGTTGCTGTGCGGTTAACTTAA